In one window of Rhodoligotrophos appendicifer DNA:
- the cofH gene encoding 5-amino-6-(D-ribitylamino)uracil--L-tyrosine 4-hydroxyphenyl transferase CofH, which translates to MTRTCFPRLSDAEARSLADHGDLRAMMRAAAERRDAGHGDIVSYSRKVFIPLTHLCRDVCHYCTFAQPPQKGQEAFLTPEQVLAIARAGAAAGCKEALFTLGDKPELRYRLARDELARLGHADTLSYLAAMAELVLQETGLLPHLNPGIMTPTDLARLRPVSISMGLMLEASAERLGRRGGPHHGSPDKQPLVRLRTIDDAGRARIPFTSGILIGIGETRAERIEALLALRASHEAHGHLQEIIIQNFRAKPGTRMADAPEPSAEEHLWTVAAARMIFEPAMTIQAPPNLSTGSLADLIDAGINDWGGVSPVTIDHVNPEAPWPHLDALARQTAEAGKVLTERLALYPAYVHEAEAWVDGRLRRPLLEHSDAQGFARLGQWTPGSLTEHDGMEPDWAVRHVATPARRQIDRAISRAEQGAVLDEPELVALFGARGEDFHRVCAAADGLRRAACGDDVTYVVTRNINYTNICSFKCQFCAFSKGKLSENLRGRPYDLGLDEIQRRVVEAWSRGATEVCLQGGIHPAYTGETYLAILRAVKDAAPDMHVHAFSPLEVFQGAATLGVPVREFLKRLKDEGLGSLPGTAAEILDDSVRAVICPDKITTEEWLAVMREAHALGLRSTSTIMFGHVDRHEHWARHLLRLRSLQDETGGFTEFVPLPFVPMETPIYLKGRSRRGATLREAILMHAVARLALHRSIANIQVSWVKMGVEGARACLQAGANDLGGTLMNETISRAAGASHGQEMTPAALQHIAASLGRRAWQRTTLYGTASEERCAAAGVAPELEALQLRPAEKSAEAWIEFFHHDDKNSSFSMEGMGS; encoded by the coding sequence ATGACGCGCACCTGCTTCCCGCGACTGTCCGATGCCGAGGCGCGCTCTCTGGCGGATCATGGCGACTTGCGGGCGATGATGCGTGCGGCTGCCGAGCGGCGCGATGCCGGCCATGGAGACATCGTCTCCTACTCGCGTAAGGTCTTCATCCCGCTCACCCATCTCTGCCGGGATGTCTGCCATTACTGCACCTTCGCACAACCGCCGCAGAAGGGGCAGGAGGCCTTCCTTACACCGGAGCAAGTGCTTGCGATCGCCCGGGCCGGCGCGGCGGCCGGCTGCAAGGAGGCCCTGTTCACGCTGGGCGACAAGCCGGAACTCCGCTATCGCCTCGCCCGCGACGAACTCGCCCGGCTCGGGCATGCCGATACGCTGTCCTATCTCGCCGCAATGGCGGAGCTGGTTCTGCAGGAGACCGGGCTGCTGCCGCATCTCAATCCCGGCATCATGACGCCGACGGATCTCGCCCGGCTGAGGCCGGTGTCGATCTCCATGGGACTCATGCTGGAGGCCAGCGCGGAGCGCCTGGGCCGGCGCGGCGGGCCGCATCACGGGTCCCCGGACAAGCAGCCCCTGGTGCGCCTGCGGACGATCGACGATGCGGGCCGGGCACGGATTCCCTTCACCTCGGGGATCCTCATAGGCATCGGCGAGACGCGAGCGGAGCGGATCGAGGCGCTGCTGGCGCTGCGGGCGAGCCACGAGGCCCATGGCCATCTCCAGGAGATCATCATCCAGAACTTCCGGGCCAAGCCCGGGACCCGAATGGCCGATGCGCCGGAGCCGAGCGCCGAGGAGCATCTGTGGACCGTGGCCGCGGCGCGGATGATCTTCGAGCCCGCCATGACCATCCAGGCGCCGCCGAACCTCAGCACGGGCAGCCTGGCCGACCTGATCGATGCCGGCATCAACGACTGGGGCGGCGTTTCGCCGGTGACCATCGATCATGTCAATCCGGAAGCGCCCTGGCCCCATCTCGACGCGCTGGCGCGGCAGACCGCCGAGGCCGGCAAGGTCCTGACGGAGCGGCTCGCGCTCTATCCGGCTTACGTCCATGAGGCCGAGGCCTGGGTCGATGGGAGGCTCAGGCGGCCGCTTCTCGAGCATTCGGATGCTCAAGGCTTCGCCCGGCTCGGGCAGTGGACGCCCGGGAGCCTGACCGAACATGACGGCATGGAACCGGACTGGGCTGTCCGCCATGTCGCCACGCCAGCCAGGCGGCAGATCGATCGCGCGATCTCGCGCGCCGAACAGGGGGCCGTTCTCGATGAGCCCGAACTCGTCGCCTTGTTCGGCGCGCGCGGGGAGGACTTCCATCGCGTCTGCGCCGCGGCGGACGGCCTGAGGCGTGCGGCCTGCGGCGACGACGTCACCTATGTCGTCACCCGCAACATCAACTACACGAACATCTGCTCCTTCAAATGCCAGTTCTGCGCCTTCTCGAAGGGCAAGCTCAGCGAGAACCTGCGCGGACGTCCCTATGATCTGGGGCTCGACGAGATCCAGCGGCGGGTCGTGGAGGCCTGGAGCCGAGGCGCCACCGAGGTCTGTCTCCAAGGCGGCATCCATCCGGCCTATACGGGCGAGACCTATCTGGCGATCTTGCGGGCGGTGAAGGACGCCGCACCGGACATGCATGTCCATGCCTTCTCGCCGCTGGAGGTCTTCCAGGGCGCCGCCACGCTGGGAGTTCCGGTCCGGGAGTTCCTGAAGCGGTTGAAAGATGAGGGCCTCGGCAGCCTGCCCGGAACCGCTGCGGAAATCCTGGACGATTCGGTGCGCGCCGTCATCTGCCCGGACAAGATCACAACGGAGGAATGGCTCGCGGTGATGAGGGAGGCCCATGCCCTGGGCCTGCGTTCGACCTCCACCATCATGTTCGGCCATGTGGACCGCCACGAGCACTGGGCTCGGCATCTGCTGAGGCTGCGGAGTTTGCAGGACGAGACCGGCGGCTTCACGGAGTTCGTGCCGCTGCCCTTCGTGCCCATGGAAACGCCGATCTACCTGAAGGGGCGCTCGCGGCGCGGGGCCACGCTGCGCGAAGCCATCCTCATGCATGCCGTGGCCCGGCTCGCCCTGCACCGGTCGATCGCCAACATCCAGGTGTCCTGGGTCAAGATGGGCGTAGAGGGTGCCCGAGCCTGCCTCCAGGCCGGCGCCAACGACCTCGGCGGAACGCTTATGAACGAGACCATATCGCGCGCCGCCGGCGCCTCCCACGGCCAGGAAATGACCCCCGCAGCCCTCCAGCACATCGCCGCCAGTCTCGGGCGCCGCGCCTGGCAACGCACCACTCTCTACGGCACGGCTTCCGAGGAACGGTGTGCCGCCGCCGGCGTCGCGCCTGAGCTCGAGGCGCTCCAATTACGCCCGGCCGAGAAATCAGCAGAGGCATGGATCGAATTCTTCCATCATGACGATAAAAATTCATCGTTTTCAATGGAGGGGATGGGTTCCTAG
- a CDS encoding extracellular solute-binding protein gives MTKDKGKTEFLLSRRAALQGIGASIPAMALGSAFGALPVLAQEAKGPINFMTWGGNFGKGIRVAFSEPFQKETGFEIKDITPFNLGKFQTAMRHGNPEGYDLAWFNDEVDPALMGAQGMLEELDYSQMPNAKNAIAGARQKFGAAPYVTIYPMSYNTKAFGGKAPTGWKDFWDIEGFKGPRSLGTWVCGVLEAALMADGVAPDKLYPLDEDRAFKMLDKIKPHIRVFHDTQANDAVQQMLEQGEVVMVLTWGSDTVMAHMDGRPIDVVYDEGFYFSPLVGIAKGSKYVKECHQYLDSFFDPKKELAFINAWPTSPANTAVLELMTPEQKQAVATGHLDKMINFNVAYYSEHRARLQQKYDSWRIL, from the coding sequence ATGACAAAGGATAAGGGGAAAACCGAGTTTTTACTGTCACGGCGGGCGGCGCTGCAGGGAATTGGCGCCTCGATTCCGGCCATGGCATTGGGGAGCGCGTTCGGTGCGCTGCCGGTCCTGGCGCAGGAGGCGAAAGGACCCATCAACTTCATGACCTGGGGCGGAAATTTCGGTAAAGGCATCCGCGTCGCCTTCTCCGAGCCCTTCCAGAAGGAGACCGGCTTCGAGATCAAGGACATCACGCCGTTCAACCTGGGGAAATTCCAGACGGCGATGCGCCACGGCAATCCGGAAGGCTATGACCTCGCCTGGTTCAACGACGAAGTGGACCCCGCCCTGATGGGCGCCCAGGGCATGCTCGAGGAACTCGACTACAGCCAGATGCCCAATGCCAAGAACGCCATCGCCGGCGCGCGCCAGAAATTCGGCGCGGCGCCCTATGTGACGATCTACCCCATGAGCTACAATACGAAGGCGTTCGGCGGCAAGGCGCCGACGGGATGGAAAGACTTCTGGGACATCGAGGGCTTTAAGGGCCCGCGCTCGCTGGGGACCTGGGTCTGTGGCGTGCTGGAAGCCGCGCTCATGGCCGACGGGGTCGCCCCGGACAAGCTCTATCCGCTCGATGAGGACCGGGCGTTCAAGATGCTGGACAAGATCAAGCCGCATATCCGCGTCTTCCACGACACCCAGGCCAATGACGCCGTGCAGCAGATGCTGGAGCAGGGCGAAGTGGTGATGGTCCTGACCTGGGGCAGCGACACCGTCATGGCGCATATGGACGGCCGGCCGATCGACGTCGTCTATGATGAGGGCTTCTATTTCAGTCCGCTGGTAGGCATCGCCAAAGGCTCGAAATATGTGAAGGAGTGTCACCAATACCTGGACAGCTTCTTCGATCCGAAAAAGGAACTCGCCTTCATCAATGCCTGGCCCACATCGCCGGCCAATACCGCCGTGCTGGAGTTGATGACGCCGGAGCAGAAGCAGGCCGTGGCGACGGGGCATCTCGACAAGATGATCAATTTCAACGTCGCGTACTATTCCGAGCATCGTGCTCGGCTACAGCAGAAATACGACAGCTGGCGTATTCTTTAG
- a CDS encoding ABC transporter ATP-binding protein — translation MPEAAPVPEATAMAGASIQISNLEKRFGHVNAVRNFSVDISRGEFISVLGASGSGKTTVLRMIAGLEDPSGGHILIDGKDATELPPEARDIGLVFQDYALFPHMSVRENIGFPLQMRGRRKSDIAAEVETILALVGASQLADRKPSQLSGGQQQRVALARALVFKPKLLLLDEPLSALDKNLREHMKAEIKSLHRRTGVTVMYVTHDQSEALALSDRIIVMRDGSILDIDEPNRLYSVPSSSYLASFIGDANLIDGRIRSIDAETAVIDCPIGSVELPRSQVRLEAAMPHDKIRLVVRPENIVVGPPDTMTGLIRLRCRIDEMLYNGANTIYSLSGVEAPLVLAARCGQHQMGAFAPGDQVDVGLRIERSVIVLDDGESLR, via the coding sequence ATGCCTGAAGCGGCTCCCGTGCCGGAGGCCACCGCAATGGCCGGCGCTTCCATTCAGATCAGCAACCTCGAAAAGAGGTTCGGTCACGTCAATGCCGTCCGTAATTTCAGCGTCGACATCTCACGCGGTGAATTCATCTCCGTGCTCGGCGCTTCGGGCAGCGGCAAGACCACCGTGCTGCGGATGATAGCAGGGCTCGAGGATCCCAGTGGCGGGCATATCCTGATCGACGGGAAGGACGCGACCGAATTGCCGCCGGAGGCGCGCGACATCGGCCTGGTGTTTCAGGACTATGCGCTGTTCCCGCATATGAGTGTGCGGGAGAATATCGGCTTTCCGCTGCAAATGCGGGGGCGCAGGAAGTCGGACATCGCCGCGGAGGTGGAGACCATCCTCGCCTTGGTGGGAGCATCGCAGCTTGCCGACCGCAAGCCGAGCCAGCTCTCGGGCGGCCAGCAGCAACGTGTCGCGCTGGCGCGGGCATTGGTGTTCAAGCCGAAGCTGCTGCTGCTGGACGAGCCCTTGTCCGCGCTCGATAAGAATTTGCGCGAGCACATGAAGGCGGAGATCAAATCGCTGCATCGGCGCACGGGCGTCACGGTGATGTATGTGACCCACGACCAGTCCGAGGCGCTCGCCCTCTCCGACCGGATCATCGTGATGCGAGACGGCAGCATCCTCGATATCGACGAACCCAACCGCCTGTACAGCGTGCCCTCCTCATCCTACCTCGCCAGCTTCATCGGCGATGCCAATCTCATCGACGGCAGGATCCGTTCGATCGACGCGGAGACGGCGGTGATCGACTGTCCCATCGGCTCCGTCGAACTGCCCCGGTCGCAAGTGCGCCTCGAGGCGGCAATGCCGCATGACAAGATCAGGCTGGTGGTGCGGCCGGAGAACATCGTGGTCGGGCCGCCCGACACCATGACGGGCCTCATCAGGCTGCGCTGCCGGATCGACGAGATGCTCTATAATGGCGCCAATACGATCTACAGCCTGTCCGGCGTCGAGGCGCCCCTGGTCCTGGCGGCGCGCTGCGGCCAGCATCAGATGGGCGCCTTCGCTCCCGGCGACCAGGTCGATGTCGGGCTGAGGATCGAACGCTCCGTCATCGTTCTGGACGACGGCGAAAGCCTGCGCTGA
- a CDS encoding ABC transporter permease — translation MNVAPVEFHGVKGHVSGGRGSPPSGQGASKPALRALRGELAAYVWLVPGIAMMIALFIVPIILIFRDAIYDPGPTLGNFRALFNEPLYIRVFWNSVRSSLQTTIGCILIGYPAAYAIFQASPRRRRMALGILLFAFAVGTVPRTFSWLVILGDQGLINKSYFWLTGATVPIQLLYNQIGVIVGMIHVMLPYMVLILLGSMMRVGPRLVPAARTLGASPTRAFYRIFLPLTAPGVIAGGMLVFVYSLGFYLVPAVLGGASQTTVVMQIESLAMKSGIWGMGAALSAVVIIVSMLGASLYVRVTGLSDVTRRD, via the coding sequence ATGAATGTGGCGCCCGTCGAATTCCACGGCGTGAAAGGCCATGTGTCGGGCGGCCGAGGAAGCCCGCCCAGCGGGCAGGGCGCCTCGAAGCCTGCGCTCAGAGCCCTGCGGGGGGAACTCGCGGCCTATGTCTGGCTCGTGCCGGGCATTGCCATGATGATCGCGTTGTTCATCGTCCCCATCATCCTGATCTTTCGCGATGCGATCTACGATCCAGGCCCGACGCTCGGCAATTTCCGCGCCTTGTTCAACGAGCCGCTCTACATACGGGTGTTCTGGAACTCGGTGCGATCGAGCCTGCAGACCACGATCGGCTGCATCCTGATCGGCTATCCGGCCGCCTATGCCATCTTCCAGGCCTCGCCACGACGACGCCGGATGGCGCTCGGGATCCTGCTCTTCGCCTTCGCCGTGGGAACCGTGCCACGGACCTTTTCGTGGCTCGTCATCCTGGGTGACCAGGGCCTGATCAACAAATCCTATTTCTGGCTCACGGGCGCCACCGTGCCGATCCAGCTCCTGTACAACCAGATCGGCGTCATCGTGGGCATGATCCATGTCATGCTGCCCTATATGGTGCTCATCCTGCTCGGTTCGATGATGCGGGTCGGCCCGCGCCTCGTGCCGGCGGCGCGCACATTGGGGGCAAGCCCGACCCGGGCCTTCTATCGGATCTTCCTGCCGCTGACGGCTCCGGGCGTCATTGCCGGCGGCATGCTCGTCTTCGTCTATTCCCTGGGATTCTACCTCGTCCCGGCGGTTCTCGGCGGCGCATCCCAGACCACCGTCGTCATGCAGATCGAGAGCCTCGCCATGAAATCGGGGATCTGGGGCATGGGCGCGGCCTTGTCAGCCGTCGTCATCATCGTCTCCATGCTGGGCGCCTCGCTCTATGTGCGGGTGACCGGCCTGAGCGACGTCACCCGGCGAGATTGA
- a CDS encoding ABC transporter permease, with amino-acid sequence MAKPAQIILPAFLILVLFFLVAPIFVSASVSFTASRFMTFPPEGFSWRWYGVIMSDSKWRGSLFDTVVIGALCTLIATTVGTLSAYGISRIRQPFIRNAVLVVFLAPLVVPYVSFGMAVYPVFAWYRLIGTYPGVALAQAVISIPFVVITVISTIRRRDQTLEAAARTLGATPLKAFRYVVLPLLTPGILAGAVLAFMTSFDDVIMPIFLGGATVATVPKTMLDSLALSSDPSVMAASTIISMVGLAAFLLVSSLRRAE; translated from the coding sequence ATGGCAAAGCCTGCACAGATCATCCTACCAGCCTTCCTCATCCTGGTGCTCTTTTTCCTGGTCGCTCCGATCTTCGTCTCGGCGAGCGTGTCCTTCACGGCAAGCCGCTTCATGACCTTTCCGCCCGAAGGGTTCTCCTGGCGCTGGTATGGCGTGATCATGAGCGATTCGAAGTGGCGCGGGTCGCTGTTCGACACCGTGGTGATCGGCGCGCTCTGCACCTTGATCGCGACCACGGTGGGGACCCTTTCGGCCTATGGCATCAGCCGCATCCGGCAGCCTTTCATCCGCAACGCTGTGCTGGTCGTCTTCCTGGCTCCGCTGGTCGTGCCCTATGTGTCCTTCGGGATGGCCGTCTACCCCGTCTTCGCGTGGTATCGGCTGATCGGGACCTATCCCGGCGTCGCTCTTGCCCAAGCGGTGATTTCCATCCCCTTCGTGGTCATCACCGTGATCTCCACCATCCGTCGCCGGGACCAGACCCTGGAGGCGGCCGCGCGCACCCTGGGGGCCACGCCCTTGAAAGCGTTTCGCTATGTGGTGCTGCCCCTGCTCACCCCGGGCATTCTCGCGGGAGCGGTGCTGGCCTTCATGACCTCCTTCGACGACGTGATCATGCCGATCTTCCTCGGTGGGGCGACCGTCGCCACGGTGCCGAAGACCATGCTGGACTCCCTGGCGCTGTCCAGCGATCCCTCGGTCATGGCCGCGTCCACGATCATCTCCATGGTGGGGCTGGCGGCGTTCCTCCTGGTCAGCAGTCTGCGACGGGCGGAGTAA
- a CDS encoding acyl-CoA dehydrogenase family protein, which translates to MRRVLSSEHEIFRQTVRHFVESEIAPHHARWEEEGIVPRDVWLAAGEAGLLLCAIPEEYGGGGGDFGHSAVVIEELARVNASGIGFPLHSDIVAPYLQAYASEEMKARWLPRMAKGEMIGAIAMTEPGAGSDLKAVRTSARRDGDDYVLNGQKTFITNGQNAGLVIVVAKTDPALGAKGISLFGVEEGTPGFAKGRKLKKIGLLAQDTSELFFDEVRVSAACRLGEENSGFPYLMHNLPQERLIIALRAAASIESLLDVTIAYTRDRKIFGKAVAEFQNTRFKLAEAKAQAAMLRAYVDQCLGLHLEGMLESVDAAQVKLVATEMQNRLLDEFLQLHGGYGYMSEYGIGRAWVDARVMRIYGGSSEVMKEIIARTL; encoded by the coding sequence ATGCGTAGGGTGCTGAGCAGCGAACACGAGATTTTCCGACAGACCGTCCGGCATTTCGTCGAGAGCGAAATCGCTCCGCATCATGCGCGCTGGGAGGAGGAAGGGATCGTCCCCCGGGATGTGTGGCTGGCGGCCGGCGAGGCGGGCCTGCTGCTCTGTGCGATCCCCGAGGAGTATGGCGGCGGGGGCGGCGATTTCGGTCATTCGGCGGTGGTCATCGAGGAACTGGCCCGGGTGAATGCGAGCGGCATCGGCTTCCCGCTGCATTCGGACATCGTCGCGCCCTATCTGCAGGCCTATGCCTCGGAGGAGATGAAGGCGCGCTGGCTGCCGCGCATGGCGAAGGGCGAGATGATCGGTGCCATCGCCATGACCGAGCCCGGAGCGGGCAGCGACCTGAAGGCGGTGCGGACCTCGGCGCGGCGCGACGGAGACGACTACGTCCTGAACGGGCAGAAGACGTTCATCACCAATGGGCAGAATGCGGGGCTGGTGATCGTCGTCGCCAAAACCGATCCGGCGCTGGGGGCCAAGGGGATCTCGCTGTTCGGGGTCGAGGAGGGGACACCGGGCTTCGCAAAGGGTCGCAAGCTCAAGAAGATCGGGTTGCTGGCGCAGGACACTTCGGAGCTGTTCTTCGACGAGGTCCGGGTGTCGGCCGCCTGCCGCCTGGGGGAGGAGAATTCAGGTTTTCCCTATCTGATGCACAACCTGCCGCAGGAACGTCTCATCATCGCGCTACGGGCAGCGGCGTCGATCGAGAGCCTGCTGGACGTAACAATCGCCTATACGCGCGACCGGAAGATCTTCGGGAAAGCGGTGGCGGAGTTCCAGAACACACGGTTCAAGCTGGCGGAGGCGAAGGCACAGGCGGCGATGCTGCGGGCCTATGTAGACCAGTGCCTCGGGCTGCATCTGGAGGGGATGCTGGAGTCGGTCGATGCCGCCCAGGTGAAACTGGTCGCCACCGAAATGCAGAACCGCTTGCTGGACGAGTTCCTGCAGCTCCATGGCGGCTATGGCTATATGAGCGAGTATGGCATTGGCCGCGCCTGGGTCGATGCGCGGGTGATGCGCATCTATGGCGGCAGCTCGGAAGTGATGAAGGAGATCATCGCCCGGACGCTCTAG
- a CDS encoding NADH:flavin oxidoreductase/NADH oxidase, which produces MSHLFTPLTLDGLTLANRIAVSPMCMYSAAADGLLTSWHRFHLGGLSLSGAGLMIVECTAVEARGRISLRDLGLYNDQQEEAFARLIEDIRQNSDIAIGIQLGHAGRKGARTVPGDGERARPLLAEEGGWPGIAPSAVSYSDGWAEPEALDARGLVEVREAFADAARRADRCGFDLVEIHGAHGYLLHAFRAPNSNHRQDDYGGSRENRHRFPLEVIAGVRAALSPTKPLGVRANGEDWHDDGVTLDDTIAYAKALKDLGVAYMTTSGGAGSPHIKPPPVTPGYMVPFARAVRREAGIQAMAVGMIVTAQQADQVIASGDADLVAVGRGFLDDPRWAWHAAAALGETVPYPVPYRKALPGAWKGYPLAHALPPA; this is translated from the coding sequence ATGAGCCATCTCTTCACACCTCTCACTCTCGACGGCCTGACGCTCGCCAACCGCATCGCCGTCTCGCCCATGTGCATGTACAGCGCCGCGGCCGACGGCCTGCTCACCTCCTGGCATAGATTCCATCTGGGCGGGCTCAGCCTGTCCGGCGCCGGCCTGATGATCGTCGAATGCACCGCCGTCGAGGCCCGGGGCCGCATTTCGCTGCGGGACCTCGGCCTCTACAACGACCAGCAGGAGGAAGCCTTCGCCCGGCTCATCGAGGACATCCGGCAGAATTCGGACATCGCGATCGGCATCCAGCTCGGCCATGCCGGCCGCAAGGGCGCACGCACCGTGCCCGGCGATGGCGAGCGCGCGCGCCCCTTGCTGGCCGAGGAAGGCGGCTGGCCCGGCATCGCGCCCTCGGCCGTGTCCTATAGCGACGGCTGGGCCGAACCCGAGGCCCTTGATGCCCGCGGCCTGGTGGAGGTGCGCGAAGCCTTCGCCGACGCCGCCCGCCGCGCCGACCGCTGCGGCTTCGACCTGGTCGAGATCCACGGCGCCCACGGCTATCTGCTCCACGCCTTTCGCGCACCGAACTCGAACCACCGCCAGGACGATTATGGCGGCTCGCGGGAGAACCGGCACCGTTTCCCCCTGGAGGTGATCGCCGGCGTGCGCGCGGCTCTGTCCCCCACAAAGCCCCTCGGCGTCCGCGCCAATGGCGAGGATTGGCACGATGACGGCGTTACCCTGGACGACACCATCGCCTATGCGAAGGCCCTCAAGGACCTGGGCGTCGCCTACATGACCACCTCGGGCGGGGCCGGCTCGCCCCACATCAAGCCACCGCCGGTGACGCCGGGCTACATGGTGCCCTTCGCCCGTGCGGTGCGTCGCGAGGCCGGGATCCAGGCCATGGCGGTCGGGATGATCGTGACGGCGCAGCAGGCCGACCAGGTGATCGCTTCGGGCGATGCCGACCTCGTGGCCGTGGGACGCGGCTTCCTCGATGATCCCCGTTGGGCCTGGCACGCGGCCGCCGCCTTGGGCGAGACGGTCCCCTATCCCGTCCCCTACCGCAAAGCTTTGCCCGGTGCCTGGAAGGGCTATCCGCTCGCCCACGCCCTGCCGCCGGCCTAG
- a CDS encoding SDR family NAD(P)-dependent oxidoreductase codes for MNRFKDKIVVVVGAGSIGPGWGNGKAAAVLYAREGARVFAADVNLEAARETQEIIRGEGGACEVGTVDVTSEDSILALFDQVFAATDRIDVLHNNVGLTRPGATVDVSAKDWDDIFAINLRSMFLTCRTVLPAMIEAGSGAIVNISSISSMRWLGSPMASYEASKAGVTQFTRAIALEHASRGIRANVVTPGLMDTPTIVAPYSAIAGAAQMDEVRRRRAEAVPMGRMGDAWDIAHAALFLASDHARYITGQELIVDGGITRMVGFKPR; via the coding sequence ATGAATCGTTTCAAGGACAAGATCGTAGTGGTGGTCGGCGCCGGCTCCATCGGGCCCGGCTGGGGCAATGGCAAGGCGGCCGCCGTGCTCTATGCGCGCGAAGGGGCCCGCGTCTTCGCCGCCGATGTCAATCTCGAAGCCGCACGCGAGACTCAGGAGATCATCCGCGGCGAAGGCGGCGCCTGCGAGGTCGGGACCGTCGACGTGACCTCCGAGGACAGCATCCTGGCACTGTTCGATCAGGTCTTCGCCGCCACCGACCGCATCGATGTCCTCCACAACAATGTCGGTCTCACCCGCCCCGGCGCCACGGTGGATGTCTCGGCCAAGGACTGGGACGACATCTTCGCCATCAACCTGCGCAGCATGTTCCTGACCTGCCGCACCGTGCTTCCCGCCATGATCGAAGCCGGCAGCGGCGCCATCGTCAACATTTCCTCCATATCCTCCATGCGCTGGCTCGGCTCGCCCATGGCCAGCTACGAAGCGTCGAAGGCGGGTGTCACCCAATTCACCCGGGCGATCGCCCTCGAGCATGCCTCCCGCGGCATCCGCGCCAATGTGGTCACCCCGGGCCTCATGGACACGCCGACCATCGTCGCCCCCTACAGCGCCATCGCGGGCGCCGCGCAGATGGATGAGGTCCGGCGTCGCCGGGCCGAGGCGGTCCCCATGGGCCGCATGGGCGATGCCTGGGATATCGCCCACGCCGCCCTGTTCCTCGCTTCCGACCATGCCCGCTACATCACCGGCCAGGAGTTGATCGTCGATGGCGGCATCACCCGCATGGTCGGCTTCAAGCCACGGTGA